A genomic region of Salinibacterium sp. NK8237 contains the following coding sequences:
- the ileS gene encoding isoleucine--tRNA ligase, whose protein sequence is MSYPRHSSDDSVAPSPKFPAIEEQVLSYWKADGTFQASIDQREGADEWVFYDGPPFANGLPHYGHLLTGYAKDLFPRYQTMRGKQVHRRFGWDTHGLPAELEAMRQLGITEKSQIEEMGIDKFNAAARESVLKYTGEWQQYVTRMARWVDFENDYKTLDVNFMESVIWAFKQLHTKDLAYEGFRVLPYCWNDETPLSNHELRMDDDVYKMRQDQTVTVTFPLDGVKAEALGLTGVKALAWTTTPWTLPTNLALAVGPDIDYAVLPAGPLGAGDGSEQGSAQFMLAGDTIAAYAKELGYETAEEALAAVTRTIKGAELAGVRYDRLWDFYADAETYGTENAWQFLVADYVATGEGTGIVHQAPAYGEDDQNVCAAAGIPVVISVDDGGKFLPSVPPVEGMQVFDANKPLTKLLREEGRLLKVASYEHSYPHCWRCRNPLIYKAVSSWFVKVPEFRDRMGELNQQINWVPENVKEGQFGKWVSNARDWSISRNRYWGSPIPIWKSDNPDFPRVDVYGSLAEIQADFGRLPLNHEGEPDLHRPFIDELTRPNPDDPSGQSTMRRIEDVLDVWFDSGSMPFAQVHYPFENQEWFDTHSPADFIVEYIGQTRGWFYTLHTLSTALFDRPAFSNVISHGIVLGNDGQKMSKSLRNYPDVSEVFERDGADAMRWFLMSSSVIRGGNLMVTEEGIRDGVRQMLLPLWSTYYFFTLYANAADNYEASWRTDSTNVLDRYLLAKTRELIEDVTTELDALDSPMAAAKLRDFADVLTNWYVRRSRDRFWSGDDKDAFDTLYTVLETVARVAAPLLPLISEEMWRGLTNGRSVHLTDWPDAAAFPADHDLVASMDRVREIASSGLALRKARSLRVRLPLASLTVVSETPAALAPFSDILRDELNVKAVKFDALEEGSLESFGITKKLTVNARALGPRVGKQVQQVIKEAKAGNWETTADGVSVDGMPLEAGEYELQMEAADEASAIAFLSEGGFVIIDTQLTPELSAEGLARDVIRAIQDARKAAGFDVSDRISLTIGALDPADHEAIGFHSAMISSETLAAQSTVQAFANDLEEGTLEVHRTQLAAGKYANNGALVIDITKMGTTNV, encoded by the coding sequence ATGTCGTATCCCCGCCACAGCTCAGATGATTCCGTCGCGCCGTCCCCGAAGTTTCCGGCGATCGAAGAGCAAGTGCTCTCGTACTGGAAGGCAGACGGCACTTTTCAGGCATCCATTGATCAGCGTGAAGGCGCCGATGAGTGGGTCTTCTACGACGGTCCTCCTTTTGCCAATGGCCTCCCGCACTATGGTCACCTGCTGACCGGCTACGCCAAAGACCTCTTTCCGCGGTACCAGACCATGCGCGGCAAGCAAGTACACCGCCGCTTCGGCTGGGACACTCACGGACTCCCCGCTGAACTCGAAGCGATGCGCCAGCTCGGCATCACCGAGAAGAGCCAGATCGAAGAGATGGGCATCGACAAGTTCAATGCCGCCGCTCGCGAATCGGTGCTCAAGTACACCGGCGAATGGCAACAGTATGTGACGCGCATGGCGCGTTGGGTCGACTTCGAGAACGACTACAAGACGCTCGATGTCAACTTCATGGAGAGCGTCATTTGGGCGTTCAAGCAACTGCACACAAAGGACCTCGCCTACGAGGGTTTCCGGGTGCTGCCGTACTGCTGGAACGACGAGACTCCGCTTTCCAACCACGAACTGCGCATGGATGACGACGTCTACAAGATGCGTCAAGACCAGACCGTCACGGTCACGTTCCCTCTCGATGGTGTGAAGGCGGAAGCGCTGGGGCTCACCGGCGTGAAGGCTCTTGCCTGGACAACCACCCCGTGGACGCTTCCCACCAACCTTGCTCTCGCTGTCGGTCCTGACATCGACTACGCGGTGCTGCCTGCCGGCCCGCTCGGTGCTGGCGACGGTTCGGAACAGGGTTCCGCCCAGTTCATGCTCGCTGGCGACACCATCGCGGCCTACGCGAAAGAACTTGGCTACGAGACCGCTGAAGAAGCTCTCGCTGCAGTCACGCGCACCATCAAGGGTGCCGAACTCGCGGGCGTTCGCTATGACCGCCTCTGGGATTTCTATGCGGATGCCGAAACCTACGGCACCGAAAACGCGTGGCAGTTCTTGGTCGCCGACTACGTTGCCACCGGTGAAGGTACCGGCATCGTGCACCAGGCGCCCGCCTACGGTGAAGATGACCAAAATGTGTGTGCTGCTGCTGGCATCCCCGTTGTCATCTCGGTTGACGATGGCGGCAAGTTCTTGCCATCGGTGCCGCCCGTTGAAGGCATGCAAGTGTTCGATGCGAACAAGCCGCTCACGAAGTTGCTGCGCGAAGAGGGCCGCCTGCTCAAGGTCGCCAGCTACGAGCACTCCTACCCGCACTGCTGGCGCTGCCGCAACCCGCTGATCTACAAGGCGGTGTCGAGCTGGTTCGTGAAGGTTCCGGAGTTCCGCGACCGCATGGGCGAGCTCAATCAGCAGATCAACTGGGTTCCCGAAAACGTCAAGGAAGGGCAGTTCGGCAAGTGGGTGAGCAACGCCCGCGACTGGTCGATCAGCCGCAACCGCTACTGGGGTTCACCGATCCCGATCTGGAAGAGCGACAACCCTGACTTCCCGCGCGTGGATGTGTACGGTTCCCTGGCCGAGATCCAAGCGGACTTCGGCCGCTTGCCTCTCAACCACGAGGGCGAGCCCGACCTGCACCGGCCGTTCATCGACGAGCTGACGCGACCGAACCCCGACGACCCGAGCGGTCAGTCTACGATGCGCCGCATCGAAGACGTGCTCGACGTGTGGTTCGATTCGGGCTCGATGCCGTTCGCTCAGGTTCACTACCCGTTCGAGAATCAGGAGTGGTTCGACACCCACAGCCCTGCCGACTTCATCGTGGAGTACATCGGTCAGACTCGCGGATGGTTCTACACCCTCCACACGCTCTCGACGGCGTTGTTCGACCGCCCGGCCTTCTCTAACGTCATCAGCCACGGCATCGTGCTGGGCAATGACGGCCAAAAGATGTCGAAGAGCCTGCGCAACTACCCGGATGTCTCCGAAGTCTTCGAGCGTGACGGTGCTGACGCGATGCGTTGGTTCCTGATGTCGAGCTCGGTGATCCGTGGCGGAAACCTCATGGTCACCGAAGAGGGCATCCGTGATGGTGTTCGCCAGATGCTGCTTCCGCTGTGGAGCACGTACTACTTCTTCACTCTCTACGCCAACGCTGCCGATAACTATGAGGCGAGCTGGCGCACCGATTCTACGAACGTTCTCGACCGCTACTTGCTGGCTAAGACGCGCGAGCTGATCGAGGATGTCACTACCGAACTCGATGCCCTCGACAGCCCGATGGCGGCGGCCAAGCTCCGCGACTTCGCCGACGTGCTCACCAACTGGTACGTGCGTCGCAGCCGTGACCGCTTCTGGAGCGGCGACGACAAGGATGCCTTCGACACTCTCTACACGGTCTTGGAGACCGTGGCGCGAGTTGCGGCACCGTTGCTCCCGCTCATCTCGGAAGAGATGTGGCGCGGCCTCACCAACGGCCGCAGCGTTCACCTCACGGACTGGCCTGACGCCGCAGCTTTCCCGGCTGACCACGATCTGGTTGCTTCTATGGACCGCGTGCGTGAGATCGCCTCAAGCGGACTTGCTCTGCGCAAGGCTCGCAGCCTGCGCGTGCGACTGCCTCTGGCTTCGCTGACCGTCGTGAGCGAGACCCCAGCGGCCCTCGCGCCGTTTAGCGACATCCTTCGCGATGAGCTCAACGTCAAGGCTGTGAAATTTGACGCCCTTGAAGAGGGTTCGTTGGAGAGCTTCGGCATCACCAAGAAGCTCACAGTCAACGCTCGTGCTCTCGGCCCGCGCGTCGGCAAGCAAGTTCAGCAGGTTATCAAGGAGGCCAAGGCTGGCAACTGGGAGACGACGGCCGACGGTGTTTCCGTCGACGGGATGCCGCTGGAAGCCGGCGAGTACGAACTCCAGATGGAAGCCGCCGACGAGGCCAGCGCGATCGCGTTCCTCTCTGAGGGTGGCTTTGTGATCATTGACACCCAGCTCACTCCGGAACTCTCAGCGGAGGGCCTCGCTCGCGATGTCATCCGTGCGATTCAGGATGCCCGCAAGGCGGCAGGCTTCGACGTGAGCGACCGCATCTCTCTGACGATTGGTGCGCTAGACCCCGCCGACCATGAGGCCATCGGATTCCACAGCGCCATGATTTCCTCAGAAACGCTTGCAGCGCAATCCACGGTTCAGGCCTTCGCGAATGATCTCGAAGAGGGCACACTAGAGGTGCACCGCACGCAACTCGCGGCAGGAAAATACGCCAACAACGGCGCGCTGGTGATCGACATCACCAAGATGGGAACGACCAATGTCTGA
- the ndk gene encoding nucleoside-diphosphate kinase — translation MNIEETLVLIKPDGVARNLTGEILRRIEAKGYQLVDVRLVQADVDLLSQHYAEHEGKPFYEPLLDFMQSGPTVALRIAGNRAIEGFRSLAGTTDPTTAAPGTIRGDLGRDWGLAVQQNLVHGSDSPESAARELALWFS, via the coding sequence ATGAATATCGAAGAGACTCTTGTACTGATCAAGCCAGACGGCGTTGCTCGCAATCTCACCGGCGAAATCCTGCGCCGCATCGAAGCAAAGGGCTACCAGCTCGTCGACGTGCGTCTCGTGCAGGCGGATGTTGACCTTCTGTCGCAGCACTACGCCGAGCACGAAGGCAAGCCGTTCTACGAGCCGCTGCTCGACTTCATGCAGTCGGGCCCGACGGTCGCTCTGCGCATCGCGGGTAACCGCGCTATCGAGGGATTCCGTTCGCTCGCTGGAACGACTGACCCCACCACGGCAGCGCCGGGAACGATCCGCGGAGATCTTGGGCGCGACTGGGGCCTCGCTGTTCAGCAGAACCTCGTGCATGGCAGCGACTCACCTGAGTCTGCAGCCCGCGAGCTCGCACTCTGGTTTTCCTAG
- a CDS encoding GntR family transcriptional regulator has translation MLVRVDPASETPLFEQLAASIRQSVIDKTVTAGERLPSARELASSLGVNMHTVLRAYQELRDEGFIELRRGRGAIVAATAQSYDSLADGITAIVAEARTQKVSLATLTALIREEYQ, from the coding sequence ATGCTAGTTCGAGTGGATCCCGCGTCAGAAACGCCGCTCTTCGAGCAACTCGCGGCAAGCATCCGCCAATCCGTCATCGACAAGACCGTCACGGCAGGGGAGAGGCTCCCCAGCGCGCGGGAACTAGCCAGCTCTCTCGGCGTGAACATGCACACCGTTCTACGCGCCTACCAAGAATTGCGCGACGAGGGATTCATCGAACTCCGCCGCGGTCGTGGAGCAATCGTTGCCGCCACCGCCCAGAGTTACGATTCGCTTGCCGACGGCATCACCGCCATTGTTGCTGAAGCGCGCACCCAAAAGGTTTCACTCGCTACTCTTACCGCGCTCATCCGAGAGGAATACCAATGA
- a CDS encoding DUF4233 domain-containing protein has translation MTSAPTVRRKRSVTELLLSIVLVLDATLIFFVALTAFGLKALAPAPAFIGGAVLILVFVALARMLHRPGALWVGWALQVGLIALGFILTPMFFVGAGFAGIWIYCFIKGQQLDRAKAEILNTQSMTNHSEETQ, from the coding sequence GTGACCTCCGCACCCACGGTTCGCCGAAAGCGCTCCGTCACCGAACTGCTACTGAGCATCGTCTTGGTGCTCGATGCCACGCTGATCTTCTTCGTAGCGCTCACGGCGTTCGGGCTCAAAGCCCTTGCTCCGGCCCCGGCGTTCATCGGGGGAGCAGTTCTGATCCTCGTGTTCGTCGCTCTTGCCCGGATGCTGCACCGCCCGGGGGCCCTCTGGGTCGGCTGGGCGTTGCAGGTCGGTCTCATTGCTCTTGGTTTCATCCTCACGCCGATGTTTTTCGTGGGAGCAGGTTTTGCTGGCATCTGGATCTATTGCTTCATCAAGGGCCAGCAACTCGACCGCGCCAAGGCCGAAATTCTTAACACCCAGTCCATGACAAACCACTCTGAGGAGACACAATGA
- a CDS encoding Rne/Rng family ribonuclease, translated as MKANAAAEPTTESATSVAPAGAQSEANSEAKSDANADATADAKTGTATPARTRTRKSPAAKKPAGNATTEKAATAKTAPRTAPSTTSLLFQAPDLPDLPELPARSSRSRNDNGAGSDSRNGDSRDSRDSRDSRDNRGNDGRKNDNDAQDEAGNVRRRSRRRSGEDARPGDESPNTVVRVRQPRKQAEPSNEPTRVKGSTRLEAKKQRRRDGRDAGRRRPVVTESEFLARRESVDRVMVVRSKFDRIQIGVLEDGVLVEHYVAKAQDASLIGNVYLGRVQNVLPSMEAAFVDIGRGRNAVLYSGEVDWDAAAENSADGKPQARRIELALKPGDRVLVQVTKDPVGHKGARLTSQVSLPGRYLVYVPNGSMSGISRKLPDTERSRLKKILKGVLPENVGVIVRTAAEGATEEQLTLDVNRLTNQWADISAQVDNAQNQGPALLHSEPDLLIKIIRDVFNEDFHKLVIEGDDARKTIEGYVRSVAPDLLDRLKAHEGTVDSFEEYRISEQIEKALDRKVWLPSGGSLVIDRTEAMTVVDVNTGKFVGSGGNLEETVTKNNVEAAEEIVRQLRLRDIGGIIVVDFIDMVLESNRDLVLRRLVECLSRDRTKHQVAEVTSLGLVQMTRKKLGLGLLETFSENCDVCAGRGVVVHHDPVTKHRSQPTQNEQAGGGRRGRNRGGNNNAGGSNNNSSNSNGNNNGNGGGAQAQQSNGSAKAAASASSPSNGTHAITEDVRNALARVAASTVVPTVDNPASEVAAADAAASAPAVTETSAAPGPKKSRRSKGGNKSSQPAAASSDAVEPVAEASVAIFDIPITKPEVTTPKISTQDAEQILGSVLEALPEPKQPGHGKARGSRRASSQGKTVNATPADDN; from the coding sequence ATGAAGGCTAATGCTGCGGCTGAACCCACGACTGAGAGTGCCACTTCAGTAGCTCCGGCTGGTGCACAGTCGGAGGCGAACTCAGAGGCGAAGTCCGACGCAAACGCAGACGCAACTGCCGACGCGAAGACTGGCACGGCGACGCCCGCTCGCACCCGCACACGAAAGAGTCCTGCTGCGAAGAAGCCAGCAGGCAACGCGACGACCGAGAAAGCAGCGACAGCGAAGACCGCTCCGCGAACTGCTCCTTCAACGACGTCGCTGCTCTTTCAAGCACCTGATCTTCCCGACCTGCCAGAGCTTCCCGCTCGTTCGTCGCGTTCGCGCAACGACAACGGTGCTGGCTCGGATAGCCGCAATGGCGACAGCCGCGATAGCCGCGATAGCCGCGATAGCCGCGACAACCGTGGCAACGACGGTCGCAAGAACGACAATGATGCTCAAGACGAAGCAGGTAATGTTCGTCGTCGCTCGCGTCGTCGTTCGGGTGAGGATGCTCGCCCCGGTGACGAATCGCCCAACACTGTTGTGCGCGTTCGCCAGCCACGCAAGCAGGCTGAGCCCAGCAACGAGCCAACGCGCGTCAAGGGCTCGACTCGCCTTGAAGCCAAGAAGCAGCGCCGCCGCGATGGCCGTGATGCTGGTCGTCGTCGTCCCGTTGTAACGGAGAGCGAGTTCCTGGCGCGCCGCGAAAGCGTTGACCGCGTCATGGTGGTCCGCTCGAAGTTCGATCGCATCCAGATTGGTGTTCTCGAAGACGGCGTCTTGGTCGAGCACTATGTAGCAAAGGCTCAAGACGCGAGCCTCATCGGCAACGTTTACCTTGGTCGCGTGCAGAACGTCCTGCCCAGCATGGAAGCAGCATTCGTCGACATCGGGCGCGGCCGCAACGCCGTGCTTTATTCCGGTGAAGTCGACTGGGATGCCGCTGCTGAGAACTCTGCCGATGGCAAGCCGCAGGCTCGTCGCATTGAGCTCGCGCTCAAGCCAGGCGACCGTGTTCTCGTTCAGGTCACGAAGGATCCAGTAGGCCACAAGGGTGCCCGACTCACGAGTCAGGTTTCTTTGCCAGGTCGTTACCTCGTGTACGTTCCGAACGGGTCGATGAGTGGCATCAGCCGCAAGCTGCCCGACACGGAGCGTTCGCGTCTCAAGAAGATCCTCAAGGGTGTGCTTCCCGAGAACGTCGGTGTCATTGTGCGCACCGCTGCCGAGGGCGCGACTGAAGAGCAGCTCACGCTCGACGTGAACCGTTTGACGAACCAGTGGGCTGACATCAGCGCGCAGGTTGACAACGCCCAAAACCAGGGTCCAGCATTGCTGCACTCGGAACCCGATCTTCTGATCAAGATCATTCGCGATGTCTTCAACGAAGACTTCCACAAGCTTGTTATCGAGGGTGACGACGCCCGCAAGACGATCGAGGGTTACGTGCGCTCAGTCGCGCCTGACCTGCTTGACCGTCTGAAGGCTCACGAGGGAACCGTTGACTCCTTCGAGGAGTACCGCATTTCTGAGCAAATCGAGAAGGCTCTCGACCGCAAGGTCTGGCTGCCCTCTGGTGGTTCGCTTGTGATCGACCGCACAGAGGCGATGACGGTTGTCGACGTCAACACCGGCAAGTTTGTCGGCTCTGGCGGAAACCTCGAAGAGACAGTCACTAAGAACAACGTCGAGGCTGCAGAAGAGATCGTTCGCCAGCTGCGTCTGCGCGACATCGGTGGAATCATCGTCGTCGACTTCATCGACATGGTTCTTGAGTCCAACCGCGATCTCGTGTTGCGCCGCCTCGTTGAGTGCTTGAGCCGTGACCGCACGAAGCACCAGGTCGCCGAAGTGACGTCACTGGGCCTCGTGCAAATGACGCGTAAGAAGCTCGGTCTTGGTTTGCTTGAGACGTTCAGTGAGAACTGTGATGTGTGTGCTGGCCGCGGTGTTGTCGTTCATCACGACCCCGTCACCAAGCACCGCTCGCAGCCGACTCAGAACGAGCAGGCAGGCGGTGGACGCCGTGGGCGCAACCGTGGCGGTAACAATAACGCTGGTGGTTCGAACAATAATTCGAGCAACTCCAATGGCAACAACAACGGCAACGGCGGTGGGGCGCAAGCCCAGCAGTCCAACGGTTCCGCGAAGGCGGCTGCGTCGGCCTCGAGCCCGAGCAACGGCACTCATGCGATCACGGAAGACGTTCGCAACGCGCTTGCTCGTGTCGCAGCGAGCACGGTTGTTCCTACTGTCGATAACCCAGCGAGCGAGGTGGCAGCAGCGGATGCCGCAGCGAGCGCTCCCGCAGTGACCGAGACGTCAGCGGCTCCCGGGCCAAAGAAGTCACGACGCAGCAAGGGCGGAAACAAGTCTTCTCAGCCTGCGGCCGCGTCGAGTGACGCTGTCGAGCCTGTTGCTGAGGCTTCAGTGGCCATTTTCGACATCCCGATCACTAAGCCAGAGGTCACGACTCCTAAGATCAGCACGCAGGATGCGGAGCAGATCTTGGGCTCGGTCCTTGAGGCTCTTCCTGAGCCCAAGCAGCCTGGTCATGGCAAGGCTCGCGGTTCGCGTCGTGCTAGCAGCCAAGGCAAGACCGTCAACGCAACGCCTGCCGACGACAACTAA
- a CDS encoding folylpolyglutamate synthase/dihydrofolate synthase family protein, which yields MSDRDDELGNDGQFDENGDPIEASLTDEERAELGPEHPLADLSPFADGFEGTNIDEDSDFELEDTEYLSDANNVFEELLARVGEQAPQPRLEATRRAVELLGDPQRTYPVIHITGTNGKTSTSRIVESILRAYGLRTGLMTSPHLVRVNERIVIDGRAISNRALAENWADIRPFLLMVDAELMAKGEEALTYFEALTVLAFASFADAPIDVAILEVGMGGEWDSTNVADGQVAVFTPIALDHTHRLGSTIAQIARTKAGIIKPAAAIVSAIQSTDAQIELERAADLTESTIGVEGDAFELLSSNVAVGGQLISVRGLAGTYSDLFMPLFGEFQGHNAALAIAAVESFLGAGSQALVHDVLAEGLATVASPGRLQVIGAEPTVIVDAAHNPHGAAALAVALKEYFTFEDIAFVLAVVDDKDAAGIVQALAPVANRFYVTASQSDRAVPPEELVETVRAFTDETTDFDSFAEAMELARSWAAENERRAVVVTGSITLVGEALALAEAEGWKP from the coding sequence ATGTCTGACCGCGATGATGAACTCGGCAATGACGGCCAATTCGACGAAAACGGCGACCCGATTGAGGCGTCGCTGACCGACGAAGAACGCGCCGAGCTTGGCCCGGAGCATCCCCTCGCCGACCTGAGCCCCTTCGCGGATGGTTTTGAAGGCACGAACATCGACGAGGACTCAGACTTCGAACTCGAAGACACCGAATACCTCTCGGATGCCAACAATGTGTTCGAAGAGCTGCTCGCTCGAGTGGGGGAGCAGGCGCCTCAACCGCGTCTCGAAGCAACTCGTCGCGCCGTCGAGTTGCTCGGCGACCCGCAGCGCACCTACCCCGTGATTCACATCACGGGCACCAACGGCAAGACCTCTACGAGTCGCATCGTCGAGAGCATTTTGCGCGCCTACGGGCTGCGCACGGGGCTTATGACGAGTCCGCATCTGGTGCGCGTCAACGAGCGCATCGTGATCGACGGCCGGGCGATTTCTAACCGCGCGCTGGCCGAGAACTGGGCTGACATCCGTCCGTTCTTGTTGATGGTCGATGCCGAGTTGATGGCTAAGGGCGAAGAAGCGCTCACCTACTTTGAGGCGCTGACGGTGCTGGCATTCGCGAGCTTCGCGGATGCCCCTATCGACGTTGCCATTCTCGAAGTTGGCATGGGCGGGGAATGGGATTCCACCAACGTCGCGGATGGCCAAGTTGCGGTGTTCACACCGATCGCGCTTGATCACACGCATCGTTTGGGCAGCACTATCGCGCAGATTGCGCGCACGAAGGCTGGCATCATCAAGCCTGCTGCAGCGATCGTGTCGGCGATTCAGTCGACGGACGCTCAGATCGAATTGGAACGAGCGGCAGACCTTACCGAGTCGACAATTGGTGTCGAGGGCGATGCTTTCGAACTCCTCAGCAGCAATGTCGCCGTGGGCGGCCAGCTGATCTCGGTGCGCGGTCTCGCGGGCACCTACTCCGACCTGTTCATGCCTTTGTTTGGTGAGTTCCAGGGCCACAACGCCGCTCTAGCCATCGCTGCGGTCGAGTCGTTCTTGGGTGCAGGCAGTCAGGCGCTCGTTCACGATGTGCTCGCTGAGGGCCTCGCTACGGTGGCCTCACCGGGGCGACTGCAGGTTATTGGTGCGGAACCCACCGTTATTGTGGATGCCGCTCACAACCCTCATGGCGCAGCGGCTCTCGCAGTAGCGCTCAAGGAGTACTTCACCTTTGAAGACATCGCTTTCGTGCTCGCGGTCGTTGACGATAAGGACGCTGCTGGCATTGTGCAGGCTCTCGCCCCCGTTGCTAATCGCTTCTACGTGACGGCGTCGCAGTCTGACCGCGCTGTTCCTCCCGAGGAGCTCGTGGAGACAGTGCGAGCATTCACTGATGAGACCACCGATTTCGATTCTTTTGCTGAAGCGATGGAGTTGGCACGTAGTTGGGCAGCAGAAAACGAACGCCGCGCGGTTGTCGTTACGGGTTCCATCACTCTTGTTGGCGAGGCTCTTGCTCTCGCCGAGGCAGAGGGCTGGAAGCCGTGA
- a CDS encoding vitamin K epoxide reductase family protein, whose product MTASGVRNRPIALAIFLIFAGVVGLWASFQLTLEKLHVLENPDATLSCDFSIVVQCAANLESAQGALFGFPNPIIGLVAFMAPVVVGAAILAGARFNSWFWVTFNLGVAGAFVFILWLAYQSIFHLGTLCPWCMVVWSVTIPMFWAVTLRNIKVGAIRTPRALRKAASAAYSWVPVITIVGYIIIAVVAQLRLDVLSYL is encoded by the coding sequence ATGACTGCTTCCGGGGTTCGCAACAGGCCCATCGCCCTCGCTATTTTTCTGATCTTTGCTGGGGTGGTTGGACTCTGGGCCTCGTTCCAGCTCACGCTAGAGAAACTCCACGTGCTCGAAAACCCGGATGCCACGTTGAGCTGTGACTTCAGCATCGTTGTGCAGTGCGCGGCCAATCTTGAGTCAGCGCAGGGCGCGTTGTTTGGGTTTCCTAACCCCATCATTGGTCTGGTGGCGTTCATGGCCCCTGTCGTTGTCGGCGCCGCAATACTGGCGGGAGCGCGATTCAACAGTTGGTTCTGGGTCACGTTCAACCTTGGCGTAGCTGGCGCTTTCGTCTTCATCCTGTGGCTCGCCTACCAGAGCATTTTCCACCTTGGCACGCTCTGCCCCTGGTGCATGGTTGTCTGGTCCGTCACGATCCCCATGTTCTGGGCAGTGACACTTCGAAACATCAAAGTTGGCGCGATTCGAACTCCCCGCGCGCTTCGCAAAGCTGCCAGCGCCGCGTACAGCTGGGTGCCCGTGATCACGATCGTGGGATACATCATCATCGCCGTAGTCGCCCAGCTTCGCCTCGACGTTCTCTCTTACCTATAA
- a CDS encoding DUF1648 domain-containing protein, translating to MTLPAENVSPQLSRNRRLIIVIGVVIPLVIALTAAFIMALWIPELPSPVASHWGTSGPDGYSTVGSVIVLPLLMTLVFAALAAFASWKGGPNGGMLWGHKVLVAASMFLSISLSVTAAGSLAVQRGLENAENAPAIAGIALAAFPIALIMALFAWLMLPAAEYIQSTPVTAKPIEGATTQRVHFSTTTRVGPGVVIIVGAALAALAIALAVQAVSNPDELLLPAVIGLFVIALSVSTLSWRVTIDQRGLKVRSALGFPRTTIAPNQIESVAVVDVNPMGEFGGYGWRWAPDGRSGIVLSKGDAIEVTRMNGKKFIVTMHDAQLAAETLATIAKK from the coding sequence ATGACCCTTCCCGCCGAGAACGTTTCGCCCCAACTCTCACGCAACCGCCGTCTCATCATTGTGATCGGCGTGGTGATTCCCCTCGTGATTGCGCTGACCGCTGCCTTCATCATGGCGCTGTGGATTCCCGAGCTTCCGAGCCCGGTTGCGTCGCACTGGGGCACTTCCGGCCCAGATGGGTACTCCACCGTGGGCAGTGTGATTGTGTTGCCGCTACTGATGACACTGGTGTTCGCCGCTCTCGCCGCCTTCGCCAGCTGGAAGGGCGGCCCCAACGGTGGAATGCTCTGGGGGCACAAAGTTCTCGTCGCCGCATCCATGTTCCTGTCGATCTCGCTCAGCGTCACAGCGGCAGGCTCGCTAGCTGTTCAGCGCGGGCTGGAGAATGCTGAGAACGCTCCTGCGATTGCGGGAATTGCGCTCGCGGCGTTCCCCATCGCGCTCATCATGGCCTTATTCGCCTGGCTCATGCTTCCTGCCGCCGAGTACATTCAGTCGACCCCGGTCACCGCGAAGCCCATCGAGGGTGCTACAACGCAACGCGTGCACTTCTCCACCACGACGCGCGTTGGTCCCGGCGTCGTGATTATCGTCGGTGCTGCCCTCGCCGCTCTGGCCATTGCCCTCGCAGTGCAGGCGGTCAGCAATCCCGACGAACTCCTCTTGCCCGCTGTCATCGGACTCTTCGTGATCGCACTGTCCGTCAGCACTCTTTCGTGGCGTGTGACAATCGATCAGCGTGGGCTTAAGGTCCGCTCCGCTCTGGGCTTTCCTCGCACCACCATCGCGCCAAACCAGATCGAGTCCGTCGCCGTCGTCGACGTCAACCCGATGGGCGAATTCGGTGGCTACGGCTGGCGTTGGGCTCCCGATGGCCGCAGTGGCATCGTTCTCTCCAAAGGTGATGCCATCGAAGTGACGCGGATGAACGGCAAGAAGTTCATCGTCACAATGCACGATGCTCAGCTGGCAGCAGAAACGCTCGCTACTATCGCCAAGAAATAG